The Arachis duranensis cultivar V14167 chromosome 2, aradu.V14167.gnm2.J7QH, whole genome shotgun sequence genome has a window encoding:
- the LOC107473859 gene encoding uncharacterized protein LOC107473859: MAPRGRGRGRGRDRTSTQGPGTKPNNPVKFMTALENMASAMQATAESLGQQINNNGNGKSGAQGPMTLATFLKFNPPMFKGTNNTTKVDTWFHVTKQALQAQMVPEEKCDEFATYLLTGKHRIDGKESDVSCNRLKQGAMSVSEYTDKFEELFRFSHMCQGAPRDFKEWKCIKYEGGLWSDIFSSVGPMEIRTFSELVNKSKVTEEYVKKAAAERGSHMEPFLQN, translated from the exons atggcaccTCGTGGACGCGGTCGAGGTCGTGGGAGAGATCGTACTAGTACTCAGGGACCGGGAACCAAACCAAATAACCCGGTAAAATTTATGACCGCATTAGAGAATATGGCTTCTGCTATGCAGGCCACTGCGGAGTCTCTTGGGCAACagataaacaataatggcaATGGCAAAAGTGGagctcagggcccgatgacactagCAACCTTCTTAAAGTTTAATCCACCTATGTTCAAGGGAACTAACAATACGACTAAAGTCGATACCTGGTTTCATGTTACGAAGCAAGCACTACAGGCGCAGATGGTACCTGAAGAGAAGTGTGAtgagtttgctacctatctgCTCACGGGGAAGCATCGCATTGATGGCAAGGAGTCCGACGTTTCCTGCAACAGG TTGAAGCAGGGTGctatgtccgtatctgagtataccgacaagtttgaggagctattCAGGTTTTCCCACATGTGTCAGGGAGCTCCGAGGGACTTCAAGGAATGGAAGtgcattaagtatgaaggaggactctgGAGCGATATCtttagttcagtgggaccaatggagatcagaACTTTCTCAGAGTTGGTGAATAAGAGCAAGGTTACTGAAGAGTATGTGAAAAAGGCAGCTGCAGAGAGAGGGAGCCATATGGAACCATTCCTACAAAACTGA